In one Bacillus sp. PK3_68 genomic region, the following are encoded:
- a CDS encoding YpzG family protein: MSRKDWLDPTSQKFHHNWTRPKRTNSQVNGHTEVSRRTRINQSVSNENRFC; encoded by the coding sequence ATGAGCAGAAAAGATTGGCTTGATCCGACTTCTCAAAAGTTTCACCACAATTGGACGAGACCGAAGCGTACAAACTCGCAGGTGAATGGTCATACGGAAGTATCCCGGCGGACACGCATTAACCAAAGCGTCTCAAACGAAAATCGGTTTTGTTGA
- a CDS encoding NAD(P)/FAD-dependent oxidoreductase, whose amino-acid sequence MDYDVIIIGGGPSGLMAAIAAGEQKARVLLVDKGSKLGRKLAISGGGRCNVTNRLPVDEIIKHIPGNGRFLYSAFSVFNNEDIIRFFEDLGIALKEEDHGRMFPVSNKAQSVVDALLNRMKELNVETRVNTAVADLLFENGRTAGVIFRDGQTIRSHSVVIAAGGSSVPQTGSTGDAYPWAEKAGHTVTELYPTEVPVTSEEPFIKEKKLQGLSLRDVAVSVLNPKGKPIITHRMDMIFTHFGISGPAVLRCSQFVVKALKKSKTGEVFMAIDSLPDKNEEKLFQEVRQQLADHPKKAVKNSLKGLLPERYLLFLLEEAEIHEETPGNGISTEKIRQFAHLCKQFRFAVNGTLPLEKAFVTGGGVSIKEVDPKTMASKKMPGLFFCGEVLDIHGYTGGYNITSALITGRLAGSNAAQ is encoded by the coding sequence ATGGACTATGATGTAATTATTATCGGTGGCGGTCCTTCCGGTTTAATGGCAGCCATTGCAGCCGGTGAGCAAAAAGCGCGTGTATTGCTTGTTGATAAAGGCAGCAAGCTCGGCCGAAAGCTTGCTATATCAGGTGGCGGCCGCTGTAATGTAACCAACCGCCTACCGGTTGATGAAATCATTAAGCATATCCCGGGAAATGGTCGTTTTCTATATAGCGCTTTCTCTGTTTTTAACAATGAAGATATCATTCGTTTTTTTGAAGACCTCGGTATTGCCCTAAAAGAGGAAGATCACGGGCGCATGTTTCCAGTAAGCAATAAAGCGCAGTCAGTCGTTGACGCACTTCTTAATAGGATGAAAGAGCTCAACGTTGAAACACGTGTGAACACGGCCGTGGCCGATCTGCTATTTGAAAATGGCCGTACAGCCGGAGTCATTTTCCGCGACGGCCAAACCATCCGCAGCCACTCTGTCGTTATTGCTGCAGGCGGCAGTTCTGTTCCACAAACTGGTTCAACAGGCGATGCTTATCCGTGGGCTGAAAAAGCGGGCCACACAGTAACAGAGCTCTATCCGACAGAGGTGCCGGTCACTTCGGAGGAACCATTTATTAAAGAGAAAAAACTACAAGGACTTTCTCTTCGCGATGTAGCTGTAAGCGTTCTGAACCCTAAGGGCAAGCCAATCATTACTCACCGCATGGATATGATTTTTACCCACTTCGGCATATCTGGTCCCGCAGTGCTGCGCTGCAGCCAATTTGTCGTTAAAGCGCTCAAGAAAAGCAAAACAGGTGAAGTATTCATGGCGATCGACAGCCTGCCTGACAAAAATGAAGAAAAGCTTTTTCAAGAGGTGCGCCAACAGCTCGCTGATCATCCAAAAAAAGCGGTGAAAAATAGTTTAAAAGGGTTGCTTCCTGAGCGCTACTTGCTGTTTTTACTGGAAGAGGCGGAGATCCATGAGGAAACACCAGGAAACGGTATTAGCACCGAGAAAATCCGCCAGTTTGCGCACTTGTGCAAGCAGTTTCGTTTTGCTGTCAACGGGACCCTGCCACTGGAGAAAGCCTTTGTCACCGGCGGTGGTGTTTCTATTAAAGAAGTGGACCCAAAAACAATGGCTTCTAAAAAAATGCCCGGCTTATTTTTTTGCGGTGAAGTACTCGACATCCATGGTTATACAGGCGGCTACAATATTACCTCCGCACTTATTACTGGTCGGCTGGCTGGCTCAAATGCTGCCCAGTGA